The Watersipora subatra chromosome 1, tzWatSuba1.1, whole genome shotgun sequence genome has a window encoding:
- the LOC137385686 gene encoding pre-mRNA-splicing factor 38A-like, which translates to MANRTVKDAHTVKGTNPQYLIEKIIRSRIYESKFWKEQCFALSAELLVDRAIELRYIGGHYGGNVKPTPFLCLILKMLQIQPDKDIIIEFIKNDHKYVRALGAFYMRMTGSSLDCYKYLEPLLNDYRKIRMQNKMGDFELSHMDEFIDSLLREDRVCDCILPRIQKRLVLEENNELDPRISALDDDMDDIESSDEEGELREMAAKQRERESPRRRSPVRKRSRSPQARRRDRHDNRHGGHDRDRHRRSRERDRGVRDDRGVRDDRGIRDDRGIRDDRGVRDDRGERDRGERDRKRPRSRSPKRSDRPSRRHRSRERGGASSKDQLDIEEANALRAKLGLAPLRP; encoded by the exons ATGGCCAATCGAACAGTGAAAGATGCACATACCGTTAAAGGGACTAATCCTCAGTATTTGATAGAGAAGATAATTCGCTCCAGAATATATGAGTCTAAATTCTGGAAGGAACAATGTTTTGCACTGTCTG CCGAGCTTCTTGTGGACAGGGCCATAGAGCTGAGGTATATTGGTGGTCACTATGGTGGCAATGTAAAACCAACACCATTTCTCTGTCTAATATTAAAGATGCTACAGATACAACCTGACAAAGACATCATCATAGAATTTATCAAGAATGATCACAA GTATGTTCGTGCTCTGGGCGCCTTTTACATGAGGATGACAGGCTCTTCCTTAGACTGCTACAAATACCTCGAACCTTTGCTTAATGACTACCGGAAAATTagaatgcaaaataaaatgggag ACTTTGAATTGTCTCACATGGATGAGTTTATCGACTCACTCCTGCGAGAAGACAGGGTGTGCGACTGTATACTACCCCGTATACAGAAGAGATTGGTGCTTGAGGAAAACAACGAGCTCGATCCAAGGATAAGCGCTCTTGATGATGATATGGATGACATTGAAAGTTCAGATGAGGAGGGAGAGTTGAGG GAAATGGCTGCAAAGCAACGAGAGCGAGAAAGCCCCCGTAGACGATCTCCTGTGAGGAAGCGAAGCAGGTCGCCTCAGGCAAGACGAAGAGACAGGCATGACAATAGACATGGAGGACATGACAGGGACCGACACAGACGGTCTAGGGAACGTGATAGGGGTGTCAGGGATGATCGGGGTGTCAGGGATGATCGGGGTATCAGGGATGATCGAGGTATCAGGGATGATCGGGGTGTCAGGGATGATCGGGGAGAAAGAGATCGTGGAGAAAGAGACAGAAAACGACCTCGCTCGAGATCACCAAAACGAAGTGATCGACCAAG CAGGAGACATAGGTCACGGGAACGTGGAGGAGCAAGCTCAAAAGACCAACTTGATATTGAAGAAGCTAATGCATTGCGAGCGAAACTGGGACTGGCACCACTACGCCCTTGA